A single genomic interval of Lathyrus oleraceus cultivar Zhongwan6 chromosome 7, CAAS_Psat_ZW6_1.0, whole genome shotgun sequence harbors:
- the LOC127101879 gene encoding agamous-like MADS-box protein AGL29 — protein MGRRKIEIEMVKDPNTRQVTFSKRRTGLFKKANELSILCGAEVAIVVFSPGNKPYSFGHPGVDVVAANYLQQENRSTDSQGNSSFDVPNMENLNQELAQVLAQIQEGEKQAEIYDEILKKNDVKKLSQLTELRDSYKQFQDLVKLRLSDIEISEYMMLLAQDPVVGVKAKSAKKKRRRN, from the coding sequence ATGGGGCGTCGCAAAATTGAGATTGAGATGGTGAAAGATCCCAACACGAGACAAGTGACATTCTCAAAACGTCGAACGGGTTTATTCAAAAAAGCAAATGAATTGTCTATTTTGTGTGGAGCAGAAGTGGCTATTGTTGTGTTTTCTCCAGGTAACAAACCCTATTCTTTTGGTCATCCAGGAGTTGATGTTGTTGCGGCCAACTATCTCCAGCAAGAGAATAGATCAACTGATTCTCAAGGAAACTCTTCCTTTGATGTTCCCAATATGGAAAACTTGAACCAAGAACTTGCTCAGGTGTTGGCACAAATTCAGGAAGGTGAAAAACAAGCGGAGATTTATGATGAGATTTTGAAGAAAAATGATGTGAAAAAACTCTCTCAGCTTACGGAACTGAGAGATTCATACAAGCAATTTCAAGATTTGGTAAAATTGCGTCTAAGTGATATTGAAATATCGGAATATATGATGCTTCTTGCTCAAGATCCTGTGGTGGGAGTAAAAGCGAAATCGgcaaaaaagaaaagaagaagaaattaa